Proteins from a genomic interval of Drosophila melanogaster chromosome 2R:
- the CG30413 gene encoding uncharacterized protein yields MYLFGVFLLLVGTHVCFIDANFGSGEGNDYTYGTQATTDTLIASETITKSKSLLGITTKTYTLTQAGTAKTITYIKITDLKKMRGATAEITSGGVGSTTVTIKFTSARGAGIKSQVVIYGST; encoded by the coding sequence ATGTACCTCTTTGGCGTTTTCCTGCTCTTGGTCGGCACTCACGTCTGCTTCATCGATGCGAACTTCGGCAGCGGAGAAGGAAATGACTACACCTACGGCACCCAGGCAACAACGGATACCCTCATCGCCAGTGAGACCATAACCAAGTCGAAATCCTTGCTGGGAATCACCACGAAGACGTATACTCTAACCCAGGCAGGAACTGCAAAGACCATCACCTACATCAAGATCACGGATCTTAAGAAAATGCGTGGAGCCACTGCCGAAATTACCTCCGGTGGAGTGGGATCCACGACAGTCACGATCAAATTCACCTCTGCACGGGGAGCTGGTATCAAGTCCCAAGTGGTGATATACGGATCAACCTAA